In Candidatus Babeliales bacterium, the DNA window TGCTTTTAAGAAATTTCATGTAAATTCCTTCATTTTATGAAGTCATTATTTTTGTCTTGTGGCAGCTAAAGCTATTTGCTGATTAATATCTTGTAGTATGTGAATGTCATGTGTTCTGTTGCCTGAAAATTTTCCATGTAAGTCCCGTGCTGTTTGTAGCAATGCTTCTAATTGAAAATCATCAAGATGAGCTGCTCGTGCTTTTTGTACCACTGTAGTGATAAAGTCTGTTCTGAGCATTAGGTGTGTGTCATCCCATACATTATTTGCACTTTTTACGTAAGCAACCAGATCTCTGAATGATTGTTTTTGAGCTGCAGGTTGTTGTACTGGCGGTTGATTGACTATTCTCGCTGGTATTGGTTGGGGTTGTGTTGCTCGTTTGGGTGCCTGTGCTGAACCTCCCACTGCCCGTGCGCTTATAGAATTGATAGTAAATAATAGTACGATTGATAATGTATTTTTGAAAAACTTCATAATGACTTCCCTTTTTTTATTATTACTAAGATCTACCAAGAAACACCACCTTTGACCCAGATTGCCCAGAATGAAAGTGCACAGTTGATACACTTATCATCGCCAATTGCAGGAGGAGGTCCTGCTTGTCTACCAAATTCAATCTCTGATCCAAGACCAATATCAGCATGAGCACGGTCATGTGTAGTTATTACATGATTGTAATGCGTAAATATTTTATGAGAAAATCCACTGGTGGAAGCACTGTTGATATCAATGTTCATGCTGTTAATGAATACTGGTTGAATTGATGTATTTATTTGATTGCTTACCGATACATCATTAGTTGAAGCAACAAGTCGTTGGTTGTTTCCGGCAAATGCAGGTTGCGGAAAATTAATATTGGGATTTCTGAGAGCATTTTGAATTTGAATAGCTCGTTGTGTTGCATTGTCGCTGACGCCAGTTTTTGGCAAGTTAGTACCATAATTTATGGTAGCAGCTGATTCTGTTGCAGAAAGTGCTACTGCTGTTCCAATTGGCACATCAGTTGGAATATTTTGTTCACCAATAAAACCAAAAACTTGAGCATCGCCTTTTATTGCCCACGTGTTTTCTGGAAAATTACATGTGTCTTGTATTGATATATTTTCACATCCACGTTTCCATGCATTATAACCGAATGTCCAATAATTATTTTTGTGGGTGTAACTGCAATATAATGCAACATCAGCTTGTACATTGACTCGTACAACAATATCACGGGTAGTGAAGTTAACTATTGAAGTAACTTCTTTATCAAATTGAGCAAGCGGTGTTATACCATTTCCGGTTAAATTATCACTGATGGTAGATGTCATCTTTTGTGCAAGCATGTAACGACTATTTGGTTTTCCTTGTAAATCGAATGCGCGTCGTTGTGAAGCTCTAAAAATATGATTAACTGTTGCATCAACAAAAAAATCAACTTTTTCATCTGTTTCTGGGTTATCCCATACAAGAGTGTGTACTGTTGTACCTATCCCAAGTTCCCAATGATGTTGATTGCCGACAATTGGTTCAAAAAGATATATACCTTTTGGACGATTGCCAAGTGGAGCTGCAACTTGCATTTTTACTCCAATGTGATGCAGATCGTGTATAAAATGATCGTAGCCAAGATTTGCTCGCAGTTCAGCGCAATGTACAGCGCGTTGTTGGCAGGGTGACATTTTACCGTAGATCAACGGATGGAATGTAAGACCACTAATAATTGGTACACTGCATCCAGAAATATACTGAGTAAATTGTTTAAGAAGATCGGTATTATCAACTCCACTTTCATTGAAATATCCAGGAGCATATCCATTTTCACCGGGATTTGTTACACATTCTTTCATGTTCAGATCCCAGTTTGTGTAGACAAGGGGTAAAAATAATTCAGCGTATAATCCTTTTTTTGCATGATTAAAACCAAAAAAAGATTGCATTTCTACAATAACATTATTCACGCGTGGTCTAAATCGTACTACACTCCTGAAATCAGTTGGGAGACCAAAATAATCTGCAAGCCAATCTTTTTGTGGTATGCGCTTTTCTGTCTGACTTCCTGATACAACAATAAAGTCTTTCCATTCTGTATCATTTTTATTACGTTGGATTACATTTTGTCCAAACAAGCACTGATTGATTCGTTCCGGTCTAAAAGATGACGCAGCTTCTATCGCTATTGCATAGGTACTGTACATTTTTTCTTGCGTAGGGCAATGCGTAACTAAATCCCAACCAGACACAACGCGCGGTGTATCAAAACCTTGTGAGCGTGGAGAAATAAAAGTAATTACTTGAGAGTTTTGTGCATGGAGAGAGAGTGAAAAAATAAATAAAAATAAAGTTAATTTTATGATGCACCCTTCGATACATTTTTGAAGACAAAAACACTCAGGGCGAGCGGAGTGGAGGTTGGATGAATTATTTATTTTTTCTTTATCCTGATCGCACTCTCTTCCGCTCGTCCTGAGTGCCCCGCAGGGGTGTATCGAAGGATGGTGGGAAAGAACAGTGCTAAAATAGTTTTTTTTATTATGCATAAGATCTAACATGCTAATTAAAATGTTACACCGGTCTTAATCCATACACCCCATTGTGATGCGCAGCATTGTGGGTTGTGATCATCACAAGGCCTACAATCGCGCTTTGTTGTTTTTGCCCATTCTGCTTCAAAACCGAAGCCTAAATATGGTTGCCATTCAGTTTTATCATTCCACGTGTATGAAAGATGAGCGAATAGTTTATTTGATGATCCAGAAGTTTCTGTTTCATCAAAATTAAGATCGTTGCGTGTAATAAATATTGGAGGCACTGACGTGTTAATTTGATCGGTAGGAAGAATGCTGTTTGGTGTATATTGTAAATTTATTGCAGGAGGTGTAGCGGGATTTGTTTGTGCGGGTTGTGGAAAATCGATGTTTGGGTTTTTTGCAGCATTATTTATAACGGTTTGATCTGTAGTTCCTGTTGCAGGAAGATTCTTTCCTGAGTGAACAGTGGCATTGTCTTGTGTTGCAGAAAGTGCTACGGCATTTGCTGTGCCGAGAACGTACCCAAATACGTGTGAGTCACCTTTGACGGCGAATGTTTTTTCCGCAAAAGATTCATTCTGTCGGAGTGTGATATTGTCAGGTGATCGTCCCCAATAGTTGTAACCAAAATCAAAACTCCAATTACGACGTGTTGCATTGAGCATCAAAACAATATCTGCTTGCGCAGCTATACTCACTTCAACGTCAAGAGTAGTAATATTGGCAACGGGTAAAAAGTCGTTGTTAAATTGTGCTGATGGTATTTGTCCATTAGCTCCACGCAAATTTACTGCAGGTGATGTCATTTCCATAGCCAGCATATATCTGCTGAGAGTACCATTTTTTGTTAAATCAAATGAACGTGCTTGGCGAGTTCTGAAAAGATGTGTAACGTTTACATCAACATAAAATGCACAGTGACTTAATTCATCTTCACTACACCAAAAGTTATAATGACCACTTAAACCAAATCCAAGTTCCCAAAAATGACCGTTACCAACAAGTGGTTCAAATAAAAATAGTGCATCTGGTCGTAATCCAGTTGGCCACGCAATCTGTCCATTAAATCCAACGTGGTAGTTTTTTTCAGCAAAGAAGTTCCATCCAACAGCTGTACGGATTTCTGCCATTCGCGTTCTGACAAGACGTTCGGAACTCATTTGCGCAAACTTGAGTTCTTGAAAGGTAATGTTTTCTACATTACGTATTGTGTTACCATTAACAAAGCTGGTAAAGCTATCAAGGAGTTGCCTGCGTAAAAGTCCATCGGGAGTAAAATATCCTTCCATACTGTTATTTACGCCGGGATCGATGACATCTTCATTGATGTTAATATCCCAGCGTGTATGTGCGAATGGTGCATGGAGCCAAAAATAAAGTCCTTTTGCCCAGGCATCAAGGCCAAGATAAAAACCAAAATCAATAATTACGTTATCAATGACTGGTTTAAATCGTACAGTGCTTTCAAAATCAGATGGTAAGTAGAAATAATCTGCCAGAAGATCTTGTGGTCCGCGATTGGTGACTTGTGAACCAGAAATTTTTAAGTGTTGTGCACAACCATCACCGATTAAATTATCACCAAATAAAGTTCGTGTTATGTTATGTCCGTTAAATGTGTGATTATATTCTGGTGTTACACTAATTGCACCATACACAACATCTGGAGAGTTATCTTTATTAATGTAATTTATCCAACCAGCAAGATCACGTGCGGCATTGCGAGAAATTGATCGAGTATTGAAAGAAGTTGCAACGTGTTGTTCTGCATGAGCGAATGTTACTGCAGTAACGGAAAGCGCGAGGGTGGAAAAATACTTTTTTTTCATGTGTAATTCCTTTTTTTTAAGCGCTCAGCACTACAACATCAGCATTAACAGCTTTGGCAAAAAAAGGCAATGGTACAAAAAAAAGCCTCTGCGATAGAGAGGCTTTTTAAATTCTGTGCTTATTTTATAGTACTAATCAAATGATACGCCACCTTTAACAAGAATTGCCCACTTGGATAATGCGCAACTTATGCCATGATCACAATTATTATTACTATCATTTTCATCATCATGACCTGTGTTGCCAAATTCAGCATACCCACCAATACCAAGGTATGGAATCCAATCTTCACGGTCAATCCATGTATAACTGAAGTGAGTAAAGAATTTGTTGGATGATCCACGTGTTTCTGCACCGTTTACATTAAGATCATCAACTGTAATAAATATTGGCTGGATTGATGTTCTGATTTGAACGGTGGGTGCGGCAGGATCAACGTTGATCACGGCAATAGGTGGAATTGATGTTTGCGCAAATTGTGCCTCCTTATCAACGCCGATATTTGTTGTAGCAGCAGTTTCTGGGGTATTTCCCGCATTTGGAATATTGGTTCCTTGATGAATTGTTGCGAGGCTTTCTGTGCCAGATAATGGAACAGGAACTCCCGTAATATCTATAAAGCCGTATACTTGCGCATCACCTTTGAGTGCCCACGTATTTATAGGAAAGATTGGTCCACAATCAGAATCTTTAATTTCAATATCCTCGTGTGACATACCCCAGAAATTGTAGCCTATATCAAATGAAAAACCACGGTGAGTGTAGTTAAGCATTGCAACAATATCGCCTTGTACGCCAATACTCACGTTAACATCTCGAGTGGTGAAGTTTGCAACAGGAGAATATTCTGCATTAAATTGTGATGATGCTACTGTTACTGTGCCAGGTCCTACGCCAGGTTCTGTATTACCAGAAAGATTTGTTGTTGGTCTAAGATTCATTTTTGAAGCAAGCATGTAACGACTGTTTGGTCTGCCGATAAGATCAAACGTACGCATTTGTGATGTATTAAATAAATGTGTTACGTCAGCTTCAAAAACAAAATCAAGATGTTTTTCATCATCTTCGCTGCGCCACATTGTCCAATGAGCTCCTAACCCTGCACCAAGTTCCCAGTGTTTACCGTTACCAACTTGTGTTTCAAAAATGAATTCACCATGAGGGCGTTTGCCGGTAGGTGCAGCTGCCTGAATGTTAAATCCAAAGTGGTAATCCTCGTGGAGATAATTCCATCCAAGTTCACCGCGTAGCTCTGCAAAACCTGTAGTGCTTTGTTTGTCGCAGGCGAATTTAGCTTTTAGTAAAGGAGTTGTGATGATTCCTGGTACTGTAATGGTTGTGTTGCCATTAAAAAATGATAGTGCTGACTGCAGTAATGTACTGGCAGGTACTGCATTTTGACTGAAAAATCCTGGTGCATAACCAACAGTTCCTTCTTGTATTATAGATTCGCACGGATTGAGTGTTACTCTGTTATTAACAACAGGACCATATATTCTGAAGTAAAGACCTTTAACCCATTCATCAAGTCCTACATACAGATTAAAATCAACTAAAAAGTTTTGTACTTTTGGTGAAAATTCGATGGTGCTTTTAAAATTGCGTGGAAGATAGAAGTTTTCCGCCATCCAATCTTTTCTTACATCAAGAGCAGGAGCTTGTGTACCAGCAATGGTGATTGAGTTGCAGTTTGTTAAACTAGACCCAAAATAACATTCGAGTAAATTATTTGCGCGGAATGTTTGATCATATTGTGGCGTTATATTAAATGTGCCGTAAAATGATTCCATATCGTGTAGATACACATGATGACTTGTAGTTCCCACTAATTTGCGTGCAGTATCTCTACCTTCTGAACGCCATTGCACAAATGGTGCTACGCGAAATTCTGTAGCACCATCGGTAGAACAATCCGCTAGTAGTCCTGTGGCATATGCAATGACTCCCAATAACAATAATAATCTTTGTGATCGTCTCTTCATACTTTCAACTCCTTATTCGTGTGATACCTATATCTCTTACGGCCTAATATAGTACGATTGCATCACATTTGTAAAGGAGAAAAGTTAAGCAATTGCGCTGCTGTAAGTGCAATTCAGTTTAAATTGTTTTTCAGGTTGTTCTAATGAGTATTCGTGTTTCTTTACCGGGGTCCCCAATTGAAACAAAGTGGAAATTGGGGTCAAAAGCAAAAAGGCCTAGCTTTCGCTAGACCTTTTTGAGTATTCGTTTTTGTTTGCTTTGCTCGGTAACATTTACCCAACAATACAACAATGATTCATATCATTATTAATGGAAGGATACCCCACCTTTAACTTCAACAGCCCATTTAGATAATGCACAGCTGACAGCGCTTGGGCAAGTATCACATTCTATAGTTGTTGTAGTTGGACAATCATCACTTTTATGATGGCTACCAAATTCAGCACTGAAACCTGCACCTACATAAGGAACCCATCTGTCATGATTAAGCCATGTGTAGCTGAAGTGAGTAAACACTTTGTGTGAAAGTCCACGTTGTTCAGCGCCTGCTACATCAAGGTCATCAATAGAGATGAATACAGGTGGAACTGAAGTATTTATAGGTACTGTTGAAGCGACTGAGTTAAATACAAATAAGGGTGTTATTACAGGAGGAGTGCCTACATTAAACGTTGCAGGAGTTACAACAGCATCTATGTTAGGGTTAGTCAGTGATTGGCCTGCTGCATTGCCAAAAGGTGCGCTTGCATTAGTTCCAGTAAAGATTGTTGCTTTACTTTCTGTTGCTGCAAGACCAATAAGAACGCTAGTAGCATCTGAAGGGTTGTAACCAGCTACGCTTGCATCACCTTTAAGAGCCCATGTGTCAACAGGGAATGGTACTATACCACAACGGGTGTCGCAATCATCGTCACAAGAAATCTTGATTTTTGATGATGACATTGCCCAGAAGTTGTATCCAAGATCCCATGAGAATCCACGGCATGTATAGTTGAACATTGCAACCAAGTCACCTTGTACGCCAATGCTTACCTTAACATCGCGTGTACTGAAGTTTGCAACAGGTGCATATTCGCCGTCTGGTGAAGCAAATTGAACATCTGATTGAAGTATTCTGTCATTGTCATCGTTGTCAGTATTGTCTACCAATTTTTCAGCAAGCATGTAACGACTGAGTGGTTTACATTTAAGATCAAACGTACGTTCTTGTTTTGCATTGAATAAGTGGGTTATATCAGCTTCAACGATGAAGTTGAATGATTTTTCCATGTCTTCATTACGCCACATTGTCCACGCACCGCCAATGCCTACACCAAGTTCCCAGTGTTTACCATTACCAACATATGCTGGGAATAGGAATTCAGATTTAACTTTAGTTCCTGTTGGAGCTGCCGCTTGTAAGTTGATTAAAAAGCGGTAGTTTTCTCTGATGTAGTTATATCCAAATTCACCACGTAGTTCGGCAAAGCCTGTTTTATGGTGGCTTGATGAATTGCAATCTTTGTTACAATTGTTTGTAGTTGGAGTTGTTACTCGGTTGCAATCAGAGAATTTTGCAAATTTCAATGGTTGAACTGATACTTCTTGTCCAGCGTATCCACCTGGGAACTCGCAACCACCAAAGAATTCAGCTGCTCCAGCAAATAGTGAAGATCGTGGTACTGCAGCGGCAGGATCGAAGTAGCCTTGTGTATAACCCACAGTTCCTGCTGTTACTATAGTTTCTTCAGGACGTAAGTTTACTTTGTTCCAAACTACTGGTCCGTATAATCTGAAGTAAAGACCGCTCACCCATCTGTCAAGTCCAACGAATAGGTTGAAATCAACAACTACGTCTTGAACTTTAGGTGAGAAAGTTACAACACTTCTGAAATCACGAGGGAGGAGGAAGTTTTCCGCCATCAACTCTCTTGGTCCACGAGTTGTTGCAGGAGCTACTGGAGCTGCTAGAAGACCAGAAATTAAGATAGCATCACCACAGTCATTATTGCAACTGCTACTGCTGGTAACGTTTTTAACTATAGCAGGTCCAAATAGACATTCAGCAATTTCTTTTCCTCTGAATGTTTGGTCATATTGTACAGTCACATTAAATGTGCCGTAACATGCATCCATGTCACCTTGGTATACGGCATACGATGTTGTGCCATATAATTTGCGTGCCATGTCTCTACCTTGTGAACGCCATTGTAAGAATGGCACAACGCGAAGATCATCGGCATGTAATATGCCGCTTGCTGTGCCGCAAAGCACAACCAATGAAAACAATTTTTTTGAGTATTGTTTCATAATTCAACTCCTTTTACTCGACTTAGATATATATCACGAATTGATTTCACACTCTTTATAATAAGCAAAGTGAAATGATATAGACGTACACTACTTTTTTTTTATGTGCGATCTCTCCTTTCATTGAATAGGTCTATTTTATTTTTTTATTCAACCATATTTTTATATCTCTGTACAATATAGTATTGTCAGATCTAAATTGTAAAGAAAAATTATTAGCAATTATGCTGTGGAAGGACTTTTACGTGTATTGAACGGGCTAAAAAGCCTTTGTTCCTGGGTTGTTTTATAAAATTATTTGATATTTCATCATGGGGTGGTGGTTTCAAGATGGTCAATTTTGTGGAACTTTTTTTATAAAAATTTTAATAGGAGTTTTTTATGAATACTTTTTTTCATGAAAAAAAAAATACAGGCATTTGGTATGTTGGCTTTTGTTTGTATGTAGGTATGATACTATTTTTGGTTGTTTCGCTTGTTTCATACAATGTAACCGATAGTTCTTGGTTGTATATTACGAGTGAACCAGGAGAAATTACTAATCAGGGCGGTTTTGTTGGTGCACAGATATCGGCACTATTGTATTATCTTTTTGGAGGAGCATCCTTTTTATTATTAATTCCATTATTATGCGTAGGTCTGATTGCGCTCACAAAAAAATCAATGCGATCAGATTGGGAGCGTTTGTGCGCGTGCACATATCTTGTGATTATTGGTGCAATAGTATTAACCACGTATGGTATTGATTTAGCATGGAGTCCTTATCCGGGTGGTACAATCGGATTGCTTGGCGCACAAAAACTGCTTTATTACTTTGACCCGTTGGGTCGGGCGTTATTTTTATATATGAGTCTGTGCGCCAGTCTTGTTTTAGTGTTTCGTTGGTCATTTATGTTTGTGGTACAACAGTGCATAGCAGCAGTCGTTGCCGTTTACGTGGTGATGAAAAAATACCATGTTGTCAGCAGAACTGTGCAGGCTATTGGAGTATGCTTGCACAGTTTTTTTGTACGGCTACCACTACTGTTGATAAGATTTGTACAATCATTGTTCGATGGAAGAGCATTTCAAGATACGGGTTTGATGCATCCTGATGATGTATATGAAGAAGAGTTTGATTTTATTGATGTTGAGCAGCAAAAACCAATAAAACTTAATTTTTTTGTTGCATCTTTACCGAATCGTGTCAGTGGAAAAAAAGGGGATGTGGTCATTACGTACCTTGTACTACAACTACCACTAAAAAATAATGAACACGTAGCAGATGCATTGGATGACTATGCTGATTTCATGGAAAATACTGAAATTCAACAAAAAAAACCGTTATCAACTATTACAAAAAAAGCTCCACGATATGCATTGCCACATATGAATATTTTTGTAGCAGAAAAACATGTGAGCGAAAATCATGATGTTGAAAAAGAGTTACAAGACCGTGCGCATGTTCTTCAAGATAAACTAAAACGTTTTGGCGTAAATGGTGAAGTGACTGCCATTAAGCGTGGTCCGGTGGTAACACTTTTTGAGTATCAACCGGATATTGATACAAAGCTCAGTAAAATTATTGTGCTCGAAGATGATCTTGCAATGGCACTGCAAGCAATGAGTATTCGTATTATTGCACCAATACCCGGCAGATCTGTGGTTGGATTTGAAGTATCAAACACAACACGTCATGATGTATTATTTTCTCAGATAACAAATCAATCGGCATACACACAGTTTTCCGGTAGTTTACCGCTGGTGCTTGGTAAGGGAACCATAGGAGAAGCTGTTGTTGTTGATTTGGCTCGCATGCCACATCTTTTAATTGCAGGTTCGACTGGCTCAGGAAAATCAGTTGCGCTTAACGCAATTTTAATTAGTTTATTGTGTAAGTTAAGTCCTGATGATTTAAAACTTATTTTAATAGATCCAAAACGATTGGAATTTGCAGCATTTACTGATATTGCACATTTACTATTTCCTATTGTTACCAGTCCTCATCAGGCAGCTCCTGTACTCAGGTGGGTTGTGCAAGAAATGGAAGAACGTTACGAAAAAATGGCGCAATGTGGTGCTCGTAACATAGCTGATTACAATGAACGTACCCTTCGATACACTCACCTTCGTCAAGAAACTTCGGCGAGCACTCAGGGCGAGCGGAAAAGTGGAGAAAATAATTCTAAACAAGCAGATAAGTTACCTTTTATTGTTGTAGTAATTGATGAGTTAGCAGATCTTATGATTACCGCAGGACGAGATATCGAAGATTTAATTACTCGTATAACTCAAATGGCACGCGCGGCAGGAATTCATATGATTGTTGCAACACAACGACCGTCAGTTGATGTCATTACCGGATTAATTAAAGCTAATTTCCCGAGTAGAATTTCTTTCAGAGTGGCTTCGCGTATTGATTCACGTACTATTTTAGATACAATGGGAGCTGATCGTTTGTTGGGTAGGGGCGATATGCTCTTTCTTGATGCAGCAACATCACAATTAAGACGAGTTCATGGTGCGTATGTTTCTGACCAAGAAATTGAACAAGTTGCTGATCATATTCGTAAACAAAGAAAAGTTGAATATCTCGATTTACATCAAGTAACAGCAGTGCATGGGCAAGATTTGTTAGCAACCGATGATGCCTTGTATAAAGATGTACGACTGTTCTTGGATGAGATTGATGAAATATCTATTTCGTTACTACAAAGAAAATTCCGCATTGGTTATAATAGGTCAGCGCGGATTATTGACATGCTTGAATCTCAGGGGCTCATTATGCCACAAGATGGAGGTAAGACAAGAAAAGTAATTCGGTAACGTATTATCTAACTACTTTATCTGTTGTTACTTGACAAATGTTAAAAAAAAAGCAATCTTATTGCCATTGAGTAAGCGAATAGCAGCATGTATAGATGTTTTTTGTGTAACCAGGTTGTAGTAGTATTTTTTTTATTTTCAACGGAGATTATCAATGCGATTTGACAAGTCTTTTATAATTAAAACATTGCCTGAAATGTCGATTGCATTTGGGCATTTTCCAGAGGATGCGACATTCTCTATTGATTCACGTACGATAAAAGCGGGCGAGATTTTTGTTGCTTTAAAAGGCGTTGATCATGATGGGCATGAATTTATTGTTGAAGCATTTAAAAAAGGTGCCGCGGGTGCAATTGTTGCTGAATCAAAAAAAGAAATTTTGAAAAAAATAAAAGGGCTAGAAAATAAACTGGTCCTTTTGGTTAAAGATCCTCTTGAAGCGTTTGTTCAACTTGCAGCAGCATGGCGTTTACAATTTAACTGTCCAGTCATTGCTATTACGGGTTCAGTAGGAAAAACTTCTACCAAAGAGATTCTTTCACAAGTTATGTCCTATGCAGGGAAAAGATACCTTGCTTCTAACGGTAACCAGAACACAAGAATTGGTCTAGCGCTTAATATGCTTCGTATGAGAGCGGATCATGAATTGGCTATTTTTGAGGTGGGAATCAGTAAGCGTAGCGAAATGGCCGAACTTGCGTATTTGTTACGACCAACATCGGCTGCAATTACTAATATTGGTCACCAGCACATGGACGGACTTGGTTCACTCAATGATATCGCGCTTGAAAAACGTGATATCTTTAAATATTTCATTGAAAACAGCATTGGTATTATTAATGGTGATCAACCAATTTTAGCCCATGTCTCTTATCAGCATCCAGTGATTAAGTTTGGTTCAAAAACAACAAATCAGATCCAAGCAAGAAAAATGAGAGTCGCAGGATCGCACATTACTTTTGTTCTCAAAATATATAAAAAGAAATATGCTATTGCGCTCAACCATCCGCATGTTGGAGCAGTATTTAATGTACTCACCGCAACAGCAGCAGCGCATTGGCTTGGTGTGTCGGACGAAATCATTATCAAAGCAATACAAAAACCGTGCATTGTTGCCGGACGCTTTGAGGAACGGCTTATAAATGATGATCGCGGTACATTAATAAATGACTGTTACAACGCCAATCCCGAAAGCATGAAGGCAGCATTGTTGGCGTTTCAACAAATAGAG includes these proteins:
- a CDS encoding DNA translocase FtsK, with amino-acid sequence MNTFFHEKKNTGIWYVGFCLYVGMILFLVVSLVSYNVTDSSWLYITSEPGEITNQGGFVGAQISALLYYLFGGASFLLLIPLLCVGLIALTKKSMRSDWERLCACTYLVIIGAIVLTTYGIDLAWSPYPGGTIGLLGAQKLLYYFDPLGRALFLYMSLCASLVLVFRWSFMFVVQQCIAAVVAVYVVMKKYHVVSRTVQAIGVCLHSFFVRLPLLLIRFVQSLFDGRAFQDTGLMHPDDVYEEEFDFIDVEQQKPIKLNFFVASLPNRVSGKKGDVVITYLVLQLPLKNNEHVADALDDYADFMENTEIQQKKPLSTITKKAPRYALPHMNIFVAEKHVSENHDVEKELQDRAHVLQDKLKRFGVNGEVTAIKRGPVVTLFEYQPDIDTKLSKIIVLEDDLAMALQAMSIRIIAPIPGRSVVGFEVSNTTRHDVLFSQITNQSAYTQFSGSLPLVLGKGTIGEAVVVDLARMPHLLIAGSTGSGKSVALNAILISLLCKLSPDDLKLILIDPKRLEFAAFTDIAHLLFPIVTSPHQAAPVLRWVVQEMEERYEKMAQCGARNIADYNERTLRYTHLRQETSASTQGERKSGENNSKQADKLPFIVVVIDELADLMITAGRDIEDLITRITQMARAAGIHMIVATQRPSVDVITGLIKANFPSRISFRVASRIDSRTILDTMGADRLLGRGDMLFLDAATSQLRRVHGAYVSDQEIEQVADHIRKQRKVEYLDLHQVTAVHGQDLLATDDALYKDVRLFLDEIDEISISLLQRKFRIGYNRSARIIDMLESQGLIMPQDGGKTRKVIR
- the murF gene encoding UDP-N-acetylmuramoyl-tripeptide--D-alanyl-D-alanine ligase gives rise to the protein MRFDKSFIIKTLPEMSIAFGHFPEDATFSIDSRTIKAGEIFVALKGVDHDGHEFIVEAFKKGAAGAIVAESKKEILKKIKGLENKLVLLVKDPLEAFVQLAAAWRLQFNCPVIAITGSVGKTSTKEILSQVMSYAGKRYLASNGNQNTRIGLALNMLRMRADHELAIFEVGISKRSEMAELAYLLRPTSAAITNIGHQHMDGLGSLNDIALEKRDIFKYFIENSIGIINGDQPILAHVSYQHPVIKFGSKTTNQIQARKMRVAGSHITFVLKIYKKKYAIALNHPHVGAVFNVLTATAAAHWLGVSDEIIIKAIQKPCIVAGRFEERLINDDRGTLINDCYNANPESMKAALLAFQQIETKSPKIAIIGDMLGLGVNSPFWHRQVGRFLRKVPSLSKVILVGNLVAWVKKTAPVGLRVEVVTSWQEAVQKIENELETKPAVLVKGSRAIGLENLVSMLTTKSDVTSSQV